In Cytobacillus oceanisediminis, the following proteins share a genomic window:
- the rraA gene encoding ribonuclease E activity regulator RraA: protein MDFKTADLCDDHSKDLLICQQEFKFYGQKRKFSGPISTVRVFEDNVLVKEALESIPEGSVLVVDGGGSKRCALMGDRLGEIAQSRKLAGVIIYGCVRDTVELGSLDSGILALGSNPLKSRKEGKGDRNIPVTFGGIDWKPGEYVYADEDGVIVSSKALI from the coding sequence TGCTTATTTGCCAGCAGGAGTTTAAATTTTATGGGCAAAAAAGAAAGTTTTCCGGTCCCATTTCAACGGTTAGAGTGTTTGAAGATAACGTTCTGGTAAAAGAGGCACTGGAGTCCATTCCAGAGGGAAGTGTACTGGTGGTGGATGGCGGCGGATCAAAAAGATGCGCCTTAATGGGTGACCGGCTTGGTGAAATTGCCCAATCAAGAAAGCTTGCCGGTGTGATCATTTATGGGTGCGTTCGGGATACAGTGGAGCTTGGAAGCCTTGATTCAGGCATCTTGGCACTTGGCAGCAATCCTTTAAAAAGCCGAAAAGAAGGAAAAGGGGATCGAAACATCCCAGTTACGTTCGGCGGGATTGACTGGAAGCCGGGAGAATATGTATATGCAGATGAAGATGGCGTGATTGTCTCTTCGAAAGCTCTTATCTAA
- a CDS encoding flagellar basal body rod protein — MKKLGLLIAGGIAAMVLISNLGPIVGLAVSAAILYFVFKQFIKAESTMAKIGYGIIGFIALMATASNFPAILGLAAAYVLYLVYKKWNDSSSSVMEEDNDPFANFEKQWADLNRN; from the coding sequence ATGAAAAAACTTGGATTACTGATAGCAGGTGGAATTGCAGCCATGGTGCTGATTTCAAATCTGGGCCCGATCGTGGGTCTGGCAGTAAGTGCGGCGATTCTATACTTTGTGTTTAAACAATTTATAAAAGCAGAAAGCACGATGGCAAAAATCGGCTATGGAATCATTGGGTTCATCGCTTTGATGGCCACGGCTTCCAACTTTCCGGCAATCTTAGGGCTTGCAGCTGCATACGTTCTTTATCTGGTCTATAAAAAGTGGAACGATTCAAGCTCAAGTGTAATGGAAGAAGACAATGACCCTTTTGCTAACTTTGAAAAGCAATGGGCGGATTTAAACAGAAACTAA
- the shc gene encoding squalene--hopene cyclase, translating into MRNVQLVKAEISRLSELLKSSQSQDGSWAYPFEIGIMTDAYMIILLRTLNTKDETLIQKLAERIESRQDKSGAWKLFRDEKKGNLSLTIEAYYALLYSGYRQRHDPHLAAARKFILSKGGIKKAGLFTKILLAMTGQYPWPAVFPVPIEIVLLPPSSPISIYQLSSFARINLLPVILLGSKKFRRRTENSPDLDEIYGTRDREELWEERRSDEWRELGNILTGMAESLIGIPERLRSMAYEGTKQYMLERIEPDGTSLNYFSSTFYMIFALLALGYSPKDPVIIKAVKGLKGMSCTIDGHIHFQFTDAKVWNTALISHALQEAGVDESDAAILKANKYLLSKQQTRHGDWTVHNRKGLPGGWGFSDFNTTHPDVDDTTASLRSIHNQTGAAVEKSRQRGVQWALSMQNRDGGWPAFEKNVDSRLLNLIPIQGAEFILTDPSTADLTGRTIEYLGIFTTGAEPSIKRGIGWLKKNQRRDGSWYGRWGICYLYGTWAALTGLAAAGEKKDEEYIRKAVEWLKSVQNEDGGWGESCRSDMEKRYVPLGSSTLTHTAWAVDALIAVSNENSPEIRKGIAFLIREGQRNDWTTDYPKGQGMAGFLYMHYHSYRYIWPLLALGHYEKKFM; encoded by the coding sequence ATGAGGAATGTGCAGCTAGTCAAGGCAGAAATCAGCCGGTTAAGCGAATTGCTGAAAAGCAGCCAATCTCAGGATGGCTCATGGGCGTATCCTTTTGAAATTGGAATCATGACTGATGCTTATATGATTATCCTTTTGCGGACGCTTAACACGAAGGATGAAACGCTCATTCAAAAATTGGCGGAGAGAATTGAAAGCCGCCAGGATAAGAGTGGTGCGTGGAAGCTTTTTAGAGACGAAAAAAAAGGGAACTTATCTTTAACCATTGAAGCCTATTACGCCCTTTTGTACTCAGGCTATAGACAGAGGCATGATCCGCATCTGGCAGCTGCAAGGAAATTTATTTTATCAAAGGGCGGGATAAAAAAAGCAGGATTATTTACGAAAATCTTGCTTGCCATGACAGGCCAATATCCATGGCCGGCTGTTTTTCCAGTGCCCATCGAAATTGTGCTGCTTCCTCCATCCAGCCCAATCAGCATCTACCAGCTTTCGAGCTTTGCCAGAATTAATCTCCTGCCGGTTATCCTGCTTGGCAGCAAAAAATTCAGGAGAAGAACGGAAAATAGTCCGGATCTGGATGAAATCTATGGAACAAGGGACAGGGAAGAGCTATGGGAAGAAAGACGTTCTGATGAATGGAGAGAACTTGGTAACATTCTTACCGGCATGGCCGAAAGCTTAATTGGAATTCCTGAACGTCTCCGCAGTATGGCATATGAGGGAACAAAGCAATATATGCTCGAGCGGATTGAACCGGATGGAACATCATTAAATTATTTCAGCAGCACTTTTTATATGATTTTTGCCCTCCTCGCTCTAGGCTACTCTCCCAAAGATCCAGTCATCATCAAGGCGGTGAAGGGATTAAAGGGAATGTCCTGTACAATAGATGGACATATCCATTTTCAATTCACTGACGCTAAAGTATGGAATACGGCTTTAATTTCCCACGCCCTCCAGGAGGCAGGTGTAGATGAATCAGATGCGGCGATTCTTAAAGCAAATAAATATTTGCTGTCAAAGCAGCAAACCCGTCACGGAGACTGGACGGTCCACAACCGCAAGGGACTTCCTGGAGGCTGGGGATTTTCAGACTTCAACACTACCCATCCTGATGTGGACGATACGACCGCCAGTCTGAGAAGCATTCACAATCAAACAGGAGCTGCTGTCGAGAAATCCAGGCAGAGAGGAGTACAATGGGCTCTATCCATGCAAAACCGTGATGGGGGGTGGCCGGCATTTGAAAAAAATGTGGATAGCCGCCTGCTGAATCTAATTCCCATTCAAGGAGCAGAGTTTATTCTCACCGATCCGTCCACAGCAGATTTAACTGGCAGAACCATTGAATATTTAGGCATCTTCACTACAGGAGCTGAACCTTCAATTAAAAGAGGAATAGGCTGGCTGAAAAAGAATCAGAGAAGAGACGGTTCCTGGTATGGACGCTGGGGGATTTGCTATCTGTATGGAACCTGGGCAGCCCTTACCGGCCTCGCCGCTGCAGGGGAAAAGAAAGATGAAGAGTACATCAGAAAAGCGGTTGAGTGGCTGAAGTCTGTGCAGAATGAAGACGGCGGCTGGGGAGAATCCTGCAGAAGCGATATGGAAAAACGCTATGTTCCATTGGGAAGCAGTACATTAACACATACTGCCTGGGCCGTGGATGCTTTAATTGCCGTTTCTAATGAAAACAGCCCTGAGATCAGGAAAGGCATTGCCTTCCTGATTCGCGAGGGCCAAAGAAATGACTGGACGACAGATTACCCAAAAGGGCAAGGAATGGCCGGCTTCCTATACATGCACTATCACAGCTACCGGTATATTTGGCCGCTATTGGCACTAGGCCATTATGAAAAGAAATTTATGTAA
- a CDS encoding PspA/IM30 family protein, whose amino-acid sequence MANLLTRIKDTVMADLHEALDKKEKKNPISLLNQYLRECERETEKVRKLLERQYTLKEEFTREYEQAKNLADKRKRQAEVATQAGEEELYQFAAQEQMQYEERASRLKDLLNQAVQQMGDLERKYEEMKHKLKDMHIRRMELMGRENITRANHQMDKVLDQNNDKSFTRFQEIESYLDRLEHQVKSSYHRSTIDARIAQLEKEMEKKPVL is encoded by the coding sequence ATGGCAAACCTATTAACGAGAATCAAAGATACAGTAATGGCAGACCTTCATGAAGCATTGGATAAAAAGGAGAAAAAGAATCCAATCTCACTCTTAAACCAATACCTTCGTGAATGTGAGCGTGAAACCGAAAAGGTCCGCAAGCTTTTGGAACGTCAGTATACATTGAAGGAAGAGTTTACCCGAGAATACGAACAGGCGAAAAACCTTGCAGACAAACGCAAGCGCCAGGCAGAGGTTGCCACGCAGGCTGGTGAAGAAGAACTCTATCAGTTTGCAGCTCAGGAGCAAATGCAGTATGAAGAGCGTGCCAGCCGTTTGAAGGATCTCCTGAACCAGGCAGTACAGCAAATGGGTGATCTTGAAAGAAAATACGAGGAAATGAAGCACAAACTGAAGGATATGCACATCCGCCGCATGGAGCTGATGGGCCGTGAAAACATCACACGTGCCAACCACCAAATGGATAAAGTGCTTGATCAAAACAATGATAAGTCCTTTACAAGATTCCAGGAAATCGAATCCTATCTTGACCGTCTTGAACACCAGGTGAAAAGCTCCTATCACCGCAGCACAATCGATGCCCGCATCGCCCAGCTGGAAAAAGAGATGGAGAAGAAGCCTGTATTGTAA
- the liaF gene encoding cell wall-active antibiotics response protein LiaF, whose product MNINNKSDYMSWIIILGFVFLFVEIAFFNSGVLFSLLVPIGMVYIGRKRMPKSSGKWLFWLGLIFLLINIFSMMTLKFFLLAILIHLLIQFGQSKKDPKRILPEFKEPAVNLQKETVIKKNPLFSNIFVGQQKTPEQVYEWNDINIQTGIGDTVIDLSYTVIPKGETVIFIRNFIGNVQVLVPYDVEVSVSHSAIVGKARIFEHEESKMFNQLLQLQTPGYDQSGQRVKIFTSLAVGDIEVKRV is encoded by the coding sequence ATGAACATTAACAACAAAAGCGATTATATGAGCTGGATTATCATATTGGGCTTTGTCTTTCTCTTTGTGGAAATAGCCTTTTTTAATAGCGGCGTGTTATTCTCTCTTCTTGTGCCAATTGGAATGGTATATATCGGAAGAAAGAGGATGCCTAAGAGCTCCGGAAAATGGCTTTTCTGGCTTGGGCTAATTTTTCTGCTCATCAATATTTTCAGCATGATGACACTGAAATTTTTCCTGCTGGCGATTCTGATTCACCTGCTGATTCAGTTTGGGCAGTCCAAAAAAGACCCTAAACGGATTCTGCCGGAGTTCAAGGAACCGGCAGTGAATCTCCAGAAGGAAACAGTCATTAAAAAGAATCCTCTTTTTTCCAATATATTTGTCGGCCAGCAAAAAACACCTGAGCAAGTATATGAATGGAATGATATAAATATCCAGACCGGCATAGGCGATACGGTCATAGACTTAAGCTATACGGTTATTCCCAAGGGAGAAACCGTTATTTTCATCCGGAACTTCATCGGAAATGTGCAGGTGCTTGTGCCCTACGACGTGGAGGTTAGTGTCAGCCATTCAGCCATTGTGGGTAAGGCCAGAATCTTCGAGCACGAAGAATCAAAGATGTTTAACCAGCTCCTTCAGCTTCAGACGCCTGGCTATGATCAATCAGGACAGCGCGTTAAGATTTTCACTTCACTTGCAGTCGGGGATATCGAGGTGAAGCGCGTATGA
- a CDS encoding VanW family protein, translating into MKFSWVLGIMLLTQTQTASLPDDLSIEHDGRSIASVNRTEYQMPFPGLPLLDGERFIQLLEKLDRQTYIPPKNAYIGESGRVVAEKPGRILHRKAFTDVFYTYFYSNRPAKIEIPTLPVYPRVDRDLISHIRVKMIGQYVTYFNPNNTSRSHNIQLAAESLDNYVVFPNEVFSFNRAVGKRTAGKGYKRAPVIVRGELSEDIGGGICQVSSTLFNAVDRAGVKVIERYSHSKKVPYVPPGRDATVSWYGPDFTFKNRYSSPLLIRAKAMHGQVVIRVYSSDEIDYEPRQVPKASTMLPEEISIEKEAILED; encoded by the coding sequence ATGAAATTCTCATGGGTATTGGGGATCATGCTATTAACACAAACTCAAACTGCCAGTCTTCCTGATGACTTATCCATTGAACATGACGGCAGATCCATTGCAAGTGTCAACAGGACAGAATATCAAATGCCGTTTCCCGGGCTTCCGCTATTGGACGGTGAACGGTTTATTCAGCTCCTGGAAAAATTAGATCGCCAGACGTATATTCCGCCTAAGAACGCGTACATAGGCGAAAGCGGGCGTGTCGTTGCTGAGAAGCCTGGAAGAATACTGCACCGCAAAGCATTCACAGATGTTTTTTATACATATTTTTACAGTAACAGGCCAGCTAAAATTGAGATCCCAACACTCCCCGTTTACCCGAGAGTGGATCGGGATCTTATCTCCCATATCCGGGTTAAAATGATCGGCCAGTATGTTACGTATTTTAATCCGAATAACACATCACGCTCCCATAATATCCAGCTTGCAGCAGAATCCCTTGATAATTATGTTGTTTTTCCGAATGAAGTATTTTCTTTTAACCGTGCTGTCGGCAAAAGAACGGCAGGGAAAGGCTATAAGCGTGCTCCGGTTATCGTTAGAGGGGAACTGTCAGAAGATATCGGGGGCGGGATCTGTCAGGTATCCTCCACTCTATTCAATGCAGTTGACCGGGCAGGCGTCAAAGTGATCGAGCGTTATTCCCACAGCAAAAAGGTTCCCTATGTACCGCCTGGCCGAGATGCAACTGTAAGCTGGTATGGCCCGGATTTCACCTTTAAGAACCGTTACAGCTCTCCCCTGCTCATACGGGCAAAAGCTATGCATGGCCAAGTGGTAATCAGAGTATATTCCTCTGATGAAATTGATTATGAGCCCCGCCAGGTCCCTAAAGCGTCAACAATGCTGCCGGAAGAAATCAGCATTGAAAAGGAAGCGATTTTAGAGGATTGA